In the genome of Pogona vitticeps strain Pit_001003342236 chromosome 13, PviZW2.1, whole genome shotgun sequence, the window GGAAGGAatggcaagcaaaaaaaaaaatggcacgGGATAAAGATCTGTGAGCAGGAAATGAAAAGTGCTAgaattatggggagaaaggtagtGCAAGCTCTTAATGAGACCCACAAGCCTTATTCTGACACCCAAGGACCTTCCCATGCCATGTCTTTGatggcacatttaaaaacaaatagggTAGGGAAACCCGCTGTCCTATAAATTGTACCAAAGGTGTGAGAGGGACGATGATCCCTGGTTACAGAAGGAAAAATCCTTTGTTATAGTCCTTTTGGCTGAACTACCCCACAGGTGTTGTGGCTAGCTAGAAATACCAGgagtggggaaaaaattaaaaatcaaggcAAGTTATTCATCAGCAGTACTTTTTACCTTTGCCTTTCATTGTCATGACCACCTGCTTTTTGCCATGTGGTTTGATTTTTTGGCATCAGATTTTCTGGCTTTAGACGTTGTTCAGGAGTGGCTTTGATAGGGAAATCAGCATTTTTATCCATAGCATTTCCATTCTAGGGTAAAAAAACGGATAGGCACATGTCTAAATCATTTTCTGCCAGAGAAAACATTAAAGTAGACTTAAGTGGTAGATCACAGCACGCCTAGGAGATCTAGTCAAACAAactaaagcaaagcgtgctgcttatatactgccccatagcgcttcaagcactctctgggtggtttacaagttaattatgcaggctacacattgccccccccccccagcaagttgggtacctcggaaggatagaaggctgagtcaaccttgagccggctacctgggaattgaaccccaggttgtgaacacagttttagctgcagtacagcggtttaactaAGAGATGATCTTAATTATAAGACCGTGGATAAAACTTTGTTGAATAACTCACGCCCAGCTGTGGACATATTTTATCTAAtatgaccctatggatcatggagtccaactcctctcaaggaggcctagtggggaatTTCCGCCAgaggcctaagccactgagctatccagctgttcaatATGAATGTGCAGTCAAAATTATACCTATTGATTCAGAAGGAAGGCTGATCTCATCATTTTTGCCTGCTCGTCTGCTAAGGAGCAAACAAGCTGCAGGCACAGTTAACCACTAGTGGAAAAGGACAGGTGAATGAGCAAGTGGGGATGAGAAGGTTAATTGGTGCCATCATTATGTACCAGGGACCTTTTTGCAGTGAGCCACCTGCAAAACGGTGTATCCTGGCAGACACCCTGCTGTGGTACTCTTGGCTGTGATTAGAGTTAAATGATCAGAGGTTCAAAGAGTTCACTGCTAAATCATCATGTGCTTTCTCATTCTAAAATATTGCTTTGGCCCAACTGATGCCTCACTCTAGAAGCAGTAAAGAATTCATCAAAGGCATATCTTCAAACTCTTTACCATCTGCTCGTGTAGGCTAATTAATGATGTGGCACTCAAGCTGCTAGAGGCAGTTGACACAGAGAATTCCTCTTCTGACTGTTCACTTCCCAATATTTCTGAAATAGCTGTGGCTGCAACAGGAGATCCTGCTGGAACTTGCTCTTGAGCAGCTTCATGCGCATAGTCGATCAGTGGCTCTGAACATCTGCCATGACCCGAGGTTACTAGTGGAACGGAGCTCTCTTGTGAGTCACAGGGCATTCCCAGATTAATGTCCAAGCAACTGGTGATATCCTCAGCTGTGTTTTGGTCTTCTAAGTCATTAGGCGAGAAGAGTGGGTTTAAAAGACAGTGCCCAGTTTGATTTACCACGTTTCCATCTATGGTCTTGGGACTGTTTGTCAAATTGGAGGGCGAGTCTTGCTCCATTTCCTGGCAGACTTTGTACAGAAAAGATGACCCATGTTTGGCCATGGCCGCACCGTCGCTGCTGTGACGGTCTTCTTCACCAAATGCCGTAACCCTTGTGGGTGTAATCATTGTAGCAGGTGCCTGACTTGCATCTTCGTCTCTTAAATGATGTTCCCAATCGTCAATGCCACTAACAAAACCTTGAAAGCAGATCCGATGGCTTTCAGGAGATGTTTTTGAAACAACATCATGGGTGTTCTGCTCATGTCTTGGAAGCTCTTCTGCTAGCTTGCTTTGCAGATGACCTCCGTCATGCATTTGAGTGCCTTGTCCATTAAGTTCAATGCACCCACTAGaaactgctgttttttgtttagcGTTGTTTGCTTCTGTCGTTTGGTTATTTCTGAAGGTCCCAATCGGCCTTGCGTCTAGACTTTTGCTAGACCGACTACTCTCACTTGAAACCATTTCGGCAGGTCTGAGAGATGATGACTTCTCCCATTCAATTTTCAAGGACCTATAAGAATTCTCTGCATTTTGCCAAGAAGGTGAGAAACTGTTCTGGCCAATGTTTGGCTGCTTATCTTGAGGTTCAGAAATTGCTAAAGAAGTGCAAGAGGGAGACATTTTGCTTTTAAGGATACCTTTCTTAACTTCTTTGCCTACTTCAATTTGCAAATATGAAGCATTTGTTGAGCTTCTACTAGTTGGTTTAGGGAGAGTTTGAGGGGAAAATTTAGCAGAATTACTGGAAATGTTTGAAATGTCAATTTTTCTCTTTATGTTCTCTgcgttttttcttttttgtttggacctgaaaaataacaaaaggtgaaagcatttaaaaatattatcaacTCTAGTGTTCTTTGGAGAAAGATATCTAGAGGAAGCCAATAAGTAAATCAAAACTTGTATTaacgtatttttccgtgtataagactatacttatgtctaaaatctttagagtaaaaattgagggtctcttatatatggaagtaagctgaggagagaacaaacacaagtggaggggaaagcagggatcaaagcgatcctgcagtgctttgatcccttctcccctacacttgctaagccccacttagattttttaatttgggttagaaaagttgggggggtgtcttatacatgggggcatcttatacacggaaaaatacggtaattttgcATGACACGGGACATACAAATAGTAGCTGCATCCGAATCACAGAGCAATCCTTTACTCAAATCACACTGAAGATGCTCTTTGGCTACCTCGGTAGATAAGTTACTGTACATAATATATGCTTAGTGAAAATATGAAAACACTAGGTTTTATGAACAAGCTCCAGGCATTTCTGCAAAACACTGCAATCCAGGACCATGGCAATCAACACACCTCAAACCCTTCCACACAACCACAGGCAGGCAATGGCCATCCACCCCATCAGCCAATGAACTCATGACAGTGGAGGGGCCCTTCTTCAAGAACACAACCTGCACGATCCTATGTGTTACATAGGAAGATGCCACATCACTtccaatgccatcacctccagaaGCACAGCTAGAAATTTCCCTTTCTAATATAATTCATCCCTCCAGGCAGAGGCCTTGTTCATCACAACCACTGTTATGACGAATACATGCAgtggcagaaggagaagacacacaGCACAAGATCCACACAGATCCTTGGGTTTGATCCTTGCTGAGGAAACATACATTCCTCCTGGGGATGTATGTTCAAGGCCATCCAGGGAGGAAAATACTATTTTGATCAGCAATCAAGGGAAAAGGCTAGGGGAGCATATTAAGAGGCGTTACAGACATAACACTGACAGCAATGAGGTGTGGAAGAGTTTGTCATTTTACATTCAGAGGATCCTCTACTCAACTCCGTGGAATGACTGAACAGAAGGTAGGAAGAAGACCCTCCAATTTTGCCAACTAGGAGAAGCACTTTGTACGTCAAGAGCTCCTGCTGAGGTTAACCAACCTTCCCTCTTGCCACAGCAACCTTAACAATGACATTTATGTGTTTCATCAATGCAGAGGTGCTTCCGTGCTGTCACCCAAAGTTCATACCTCCTTGCTTCATCCGTGCAAGAATATGTAGAGCAAAGACATTGCTTGCTGCCATTATTCGAAGTCTGGATGCTTTTTGCCTTGCTTCTCTTTGGTGCTGAGTCATCTACTTCAGTTGCTGCCAGTTCTGGAGAGATTTGAGAAGTCTCGAGAGAAAATCAACAGGAATTCTTAAGACAAAACCACTATTGCAATCGAAATAATgtaagaactttaaaaaaacttttaaaatctaTTCCATAGGAAAAGTTATAAACATGAAAAAATATTGTTGCTGTTCTTAGAATACAAAAATTAATGCACAAAGAGCCAAATATTGGATTCTTCCAAACTGATGCTTTAGATGtttgattacaattcccatcaccacTAACTGCTAATCTTGCTGAACGGGTCTGATAGGACTGGCTGTTAGAACATCTAACATTCCCCAGTCCTGacctatttcattttattttctcaacAGACTTTTATttgtaaaacaaatttaaaaaagataGAAATAGTAAGAAAACACAGGTGGTATAAAAATTAGAAAGACATTGTCATCAGATACATACAGCAGCTACTATTAATTTGGAAGCAGACGAAACCAGTCTCTGTAGTTCTTCCAGTGACATAAATGGAACAGCAGGTATCTGTAGGCAGAGAGAGGCACTCTGCATGGTCTTTTGCCTAATGAGAGATGAAGGTTCACTCATGTCATGCAAAATTCTTCATATCTGTCAAGCGTTATTCTCCAGAGGAGGAGGTCACTAACATTGTGCTAACATTGTGTAGCCATCATCTCAACAGCATCAAGACCACTGAAATTAGCTACTATTCAGCCCAAGGAATACCGTAACTCTCATCCAAAGTGGCTCAACCTGTAGCTGTGACTATGAAAATTCCCAAATCTGCCACCAACACCTCACAGATACAGAGCTGGGGATGTAGTGAAGCAGTTTGGTGTCCAAGGGCTTGGCTACATAGCTCAATGGGAGCAGAGTGGAGGGGGCTACATGGGGTTGCTTAAAGGTCATGTAGAGGTTtcgtatgccatttggtgcatcAACATGGCATATGCACCTGAAGAGAGCGTGTTTGGCTCACCTTTCTtaagaaaacggggggggggattcctctCCTTGACTTCTCTCTCCTCCATCTGGGAGAAAGCTTTCATgtgtttttattcccccccccccaccaaaagatATAGAGCATCAGTACTGTTCTAACAGGCTTccaaaaacaaaaccttttgcttcctccctctgccaCTCCACAAAGGAGCtgaagaagtgtttaatttcccaatattgtgaagtggctaagcTGACTTCTTAAGCTACTTAATTATATTGGGAAATTTCAAATGTAAAGAAAATTTGAAGCTGTAAActacacttttttgttgttgttttttttaaattttatctgGTATTTTAAATTGCTTCAGCAATGTATCACATTTTGGCACACAGTGCATCAAATGTATTTAGAAACACATTTTCCAAGCCAGATGTATTCAATGGGGGAGGGATCAAAATTAAACCTTTAGCAAgaatcccagcaatcacacacaatggaaacaaaccaaaacagagtgaacTTACCCACACCTaaaaaagagtagcccctgaCGGGGACCCAAAGAAGTGTGGGTAGGAACACTGTGGGGAGCAAGCTGATTTGCACTGGAGCATATGTCATCTCATTGCCagcaaaaagagcaaaccagcccaACCTCACCTCAGGCCAAACAACGGGACAAATGCCTGTGTAATCACCCTATTAGTGTaatataaaaagcaacaataattaTGTTGatctgtaaggggggggggaattctctcCTAAATCCATGAGTGGGCAAATCATTTTTACAAGAACAATTAAACGGCTACAAAAAGCGAGCAAGTTtacaagttctccagaactcatCTAATCTGATGAAAACCCAAAACCTTGCTCACTGTTCTGTGACATTCTGGTAAGCCTTAATCATGGTGAGCctaagacatttttctgcctcagATAAAAGACACAACGGCATAACTGCGTATGTGCAGAAGCCAGATGGACTGGCAGTTCAATCTTCTTTAATCTCTGGTGATGGGTGAGTCTTCCACTACACCCCAGACAAATACCTTATCTAGTTTAGGGGCCAAGGACAAATTGTACAGCAGAAGGGAGCAGCTTTGACATCCAGAAGTAATAGCCGGAAAACTGCCCGCACTGCCTCCCACTATCAGCTGCCTGGCAATACCTCATTCTGCCTGATAGCAGGTATTGTCCATCTATGGAACTCTGTGcaatacattttaatataatggAACGGCTGTCCTTTCAATATGGAATTGATCTAGTATCACTCAAGGACATGCATTCGTTTCCTAGCACACGAACAAAAAGGAGAGCAGGCAGACTTCCATTGGCATGAATTGGCCCAGTAATGTATCTTACCTCTTCATACCTTTCACTTTGCGCTCATGCTTTCTGTCAGGTACATAATCCTACAAAGAAAAAACCCATGTCACTGATTTGTCTactgaaaacaaaaccacaagTTCCCTGTACAACAGGCAAACTATTTGTCCAAGGGGCTCAAAGTGAACACATGGACATTAGCTTCTGGAGCATACAAAGATATTTTTCTGCCTGATGTGCATTAATAAATGgtacaatggaccctcgacttacggaattaatccgtgttggaacagtggctgcagatcgaaaatctgtaggtcgaggctccattgacttacaatgcactgaaaaccaattaagccgtaaccggccatttttgttccattttggtttttttttcccagtctgtaggtagattctccggctgcaagtcaaacctaaattttgcagccagagaagtctgtaactcgaaaagtctgtaagtggagccgtctgtaagttgagggtccactgtattcccaCTCTTACCCAAGACAAGGTGCATGATCCCTAAGCCAATTAGTACATAAGACACAAGCAGCTCACAAACATCTCTTCTCATCCCTGGCtgtaaaaaatacagtaacagtgAAGTAAATAATTAACAACTTTCATGGAACTCTAGATCTGCTACCTGAGGCAGTCACCTCGTTCTTTCAAATAACAAGGCACCTGCTCTACAGGAGTAGACAGCATGTTCCTATTGCAATGCACTCTTGGTAGCTGTTTTCTCTCCCAATAACAAAAAAGCAGGATTGATtaattgtacagtacttgtattCTAGCACGGTGTGGTATAAAAACCTACATAGTTCTGATGCTAATCCTGGCCATCAGGCTTCATTGTCCATGACTGGACAATGGAGTTGGAAAGTTAAGTGTTGCAACAGAGTTCCCGTAGAGCAGAGTCCTGTGTGAACCGGAGCCCTGGAAAATCGGGTTTCTAACCACATACAGAATCCACATGAGTACAAAAGACTCCCACCTTCTTCCTACTATAGAAATAACCTCTTCAGGAGGGCAATAAAGGTGGGAGAAGctagtctgtttttcttttccccccttgtgTATTGAGTTTACAGAGAAGCAGAATGCTTGACTAGTCTGCAAGTAATTTACTAGCATAAATCCCACAACGTATATATCAGGATATCCCATCTGGTCACGTGCTTTGGGCCAAATGGAAAAGGATTGTTAAGTT includes:
- the LOC110083992 gene encoding uncharacterized protein LOC110083992, translating into MAGVLVGSVSERALTRSVAHRLKYYIDVQRREDSFDSSGVIHDEAERLHLQPACLTNQRDKKEHDFAKIKLEAYLRAYVGNAEDCARKVQKSPEKQKNLEKSIKKMAQDYVPDRKHERKVKGMKRQKTMQSASLCLQIPAVPFMSLEELQRLVSSASKLIVAATSQISPELAATEVDDSAPKRSKAKSIQTSNNGSKQCLCSTYSCTDEARRSKQKRKNAENIKRKIDISNISSNSAKFSPQTLPKPTSRSSTNASYLQIEVGKEVKKGILKSKMSPSCTSLAISEPQDKQPNIGQNSFSPSWQNAENSYRSLKIEWEKSSSLRPAEMVSSESSRSSKSLDARPIGTFRNNQTTEANNAKQKTAVSSGCIELNGQGTQMHDGGHLQSKLAEELPRHEQNTHDVVSKTSPESHRICFQGFVSGIDDWEHHLRDEDASQAPATMITPTRVTAFGEEDRHSSDGAAMAKHGSSFLYKVCQEMEQDSPSNLTNSPKTIDGNVVNQTGHCLLNPLFSPNDLEDQNTAEDITSCLDINLGMPCDSQESSVPLVTSGHGRCSEPLIDYAHEAAQEQVPAGSPVAATAISEILGSEQSEEEFSVSTASSSLSATSLISLHEQMNGNAMDKNADFPIKATPEQRLKPENLMPKNQTTWQKAGGHDNERQRSSGEKRRAMAYENSGISASQIVYFSQFPKPF